The genomic stretch GAAGCCTATAATAGGGAATCAAtatgactcaaatacatagagtcctaatgttgggtttaatttatatatatatatatatatatatagtgtttttAAAAGCAATTGTCAATTGGGCTCAATTCTATCTTGTCACAAATTGGTCAAATCTTCATACACTTagcctaaatttttgtaaactatatatacatataatttttttttaaatatggggccCCTGTGCATGCGGTtgcacatgttagacatgctcaaATACGGCTTTGCATATAGGGACTACATTTGATCTCACCCTCATTAATAGAGAATTaacccaaaaaatataacaataggCATATTTAGTTGTAAATAAAGATGCCTAAAGTCGTACAAAAAACGCTCGAACCCACAGCTTTCGTCTTGACAGTTGATAGGGCGGTGCTCTAACCGATTAAACAACTTTACGcattgtaattaaataatacaGATGCATAAAGTTCACATTTAAAAACTACCATAAATGTATGTAGTATATTATTACAAACgcgtatttatatatatatatatatatatatatatatatatatatattagtttaactttaaaatttgataactatttttaaaaaaataaattacataatgaattttttttaaaacaaataattgctaaatttaaactattttaaaaatagaaaatattatttttaaaaattatgattcAAATCGAAGGTTCAAAGTTtcaaaccgaaaccgaaaccaaaaatttctttaaaatttttaattttgatttaccATTTTTCATAATTATGAATTATCGAACTATGATCACTTCTgaatatatgtaatattattctattatttgtgTGTACTTgtaagtatttatttgtgtgtactaaattactaatattataacATGTATACATCACTTAATATTATACTAAACAAGACTTTCAAAACATCGTTTTCAATTCCATGATTGCAGTTTGCGGGCACGCAAGAGATACAtagatttttatctttttactccatagtgtatgttatatatatttcatgggGTGGATTTCTTCCACCTTTTgggtaaaatttaaaaaggtgGTAGAAACTTGTGGCTGCTGGGATTCGAGCCCAGGTCTTCACGGCCACAACGTGAAATTCTAACCACTAAACTACAGCCACTTGGttgtttatttctttcaataaatatatatttaattaatttagaagCGCTTCTGTTTTTCTTCACCGATTACCAGCTTCAATCCTAGTCGAAGACTGCAACATCATAACCACTGCCCAGTGCCCACTGGCAGTCTGGCAATATCGTTCTTCCATCATGCGCTCCCTGGAAATGACTATCTTGTCCTCATTCCATACtcttttcatcttcttcctcttctttgcCCTAGTCAATTCTCGTAAGCTGAAGCTCCGTACAGAGCTCGATGAATCTCTAACCTATTTATGGCCGTTGCCGTCGGAATTCACCTCCGGCAACGATACTCTCACCGTCGATCCAAATCTCTCGCTCTCCGTCAGCGGCAACGGCGGTGGCTCCGTGATTGTCAAAGAAGCGTTTGAGCGATACAAGCATATTATTTTTAAGCATGGCTCCAAGGTGGCGGGTTCCGGTGATTATGATATTAAGCAACTTAGTGTTACTGTGCATTCCGACAACGAAGAGGTGAATGTTTAGCtgtgatttttaattttgtttttattttgggGGAAATTAACTTGAGTGAAAACGGGAAATGTCAAATGTTGATATAGTTTGATTGGTGACTGTGCAGCTACAACTTGGTGTTGATGAGAGCTACACTTTGCTGGTGGCGAAAAGCAATGAGCGTTCGATTGTTCAGGGGATTTCCATTGAGGTTATTTTGAAGTTCGGCTTTTTTCTTGGTGTTGCTTTGACTTTTGAGTGATGTGATAGGCTTGATTCTTCAACTTGCCACTCCTCTTAAGCTGATTTCTGATGAAAGTTTAGCACCAATCTTTCTTTCCATTGCTGACTATGGGGCTTAACGTTTTAGATTCCTTTTCTGGTTATAATAGCCTGACAAATTGAAACTTGTAtacttttaagttttcaatATAAATGCATCTGACAATACAGGGCTACTTTTATGGCATATTACTAATTGTGATTTGTTTCCTTCATCATGCAGGCAAATTCTGTTTATGGTGCTGTTCGAGCATTAGAGGTATGAACTGTGATGATATAATATGCTAGGCTTTTTCAGGTATGATAAGATGTATAATAACCCCCTGATGGTGTCTTACTTTCCCTCTCCCAGACAATGAGCCAGTTGTGTGTTTTTGATTATGTGACTAAAGATGTGCAAGTACAGAATGCACCCTGGTTAATTAATGACAAGCCAAGATTTAAATATCGCGGGTTATTGCTTGGTAAGATAAACATTCTATTGACAGTAACCTCGTTAATGTCATTCCTTTTGGATAAGCTTGGACAATAGCAAATGGTTATGAATCTGCAGAGCATCCCATGCATTGCCTTCCACTGATGAGTTTTTCTCATTTGGCAGATACCTCGAGACACTATTTGCCTATTGAAATTATCAAGCAAGTTATTGAATCCATGTCATATGCTAAACTTGTAAGATACGTTAACTACTGCATTTACTGGTtctttgaatttatgttgtattTCTGACATTGTTCATTCAATTCAGTAGAATGTTCTTCATTGGCACATCATAGATGAAGAGTCATTTCCTATAGAAGTGCCTACATATCCAAATTTATGGAAAGGGGCTTATACAAAGATGGAGCGCTATACTGTTGAAGATGCGTACGACATTGTCAAGTGAGATCgtgtttgttttttatattctttGTTCCATTCATTTGCGAATTTTCTTTAGTATGGAGTAATGATTTTCCTCTAGGATTATTTAAATCCTTTTCAGACTTGTTAAATAGAATGAAATTGATTGATTCCTCCTGGATATTTTTTGTGGCACTAATACTGTATTTTGCATTTCCCATTTCTATCTGTGGACAAAATTGAAGCTTTGCAAAAATGAGAGGTAATGGGCATCCCAAAATGTTTGTTCAAACGTTCAAGATGTCACTTCTTTGTCAATGCTGTCTCACTCAATGAACTTATTACAGGCATCAATATTATGGCAGAGGTAGATGTTCCTGGTCACGCAGAATCATGGTGAGTATTTGAGAGTATAGTGATTCTCTTAGTACCTCTCCAATTTCCTTCTCCATAACTCCTTTCTGGAGATTTGGATATTTGTGGAAGAATTGGAATTAGAAAACCAATTTCCATCTGAATCTTTTAAAAGGGCTGTGAGATGTGACTTTCTTAAATGCTTTATCTAATGTCCAACTCTTACATGTAAACCTAAGTTTATGATATGCATGCATTTTTAAATTGATATATATCCATGCAGATGAAGTTATGAACTTGCAAAATCGAGCTCTTGTTTGATTGTCTTATTAGAGTTGTCTTGTGACAAAAAGGGATGTTGCTTTGATAATCTGAAACCGAGTACTTGGTGTTATTTACCATTATTCATGTCTTTCTTCATCACACAATCAactctatatttttatatttgtacttTATTCCAGGGGTAAAGGATATCCTGATCTTTGGCCTTCACCTAATTGTACAGAGCCACTGGATGTTTCAAAAAACTTTACTTTTGATGTGATATCAGGAATCCTTTCAGGTTATGTTCATTGGTCCCTTTAAAAGTTTTACATCTGGATCTTCTATTGTGTTTATGTTGTTTCTTCCTTTTTATGTTACACTTTTGGCTTgtctttgcattaatattttgGGAAATAGTTCTTCATGGTTTCCTAGTTGAGGTTTGAACATGCAACAGGGAAAAGGTTAAATCCTTTCAGATATTTATGAAGCTTGAGGAATTATAATACCCAGACATTTATTGGCTCAATGGTTAATTCCTTTCATATAAGTCCAGATCATCTAAGGAGAAAGTTTCCACATTAAGTGAACTAGTGAAGGTTATTAATGCATTTATGACATCCTATCTATGGAGAACTTGTAATTGCCAATGCATTACTTCCATAATCAAGTCATAAAACCTTTAAATGAGTTCTTTGCCATTACTTTTAGTTATTGATATGCACGTACATGCAGCAAACTCATTTTGCTAAAGACCACACCTCCCTTGCGTTATTTAGCTGATTAGTACGTCATAACTTAACCACCTATAAATTATTCTCCAATTTGTGTCAGTTTCCTCTTATCACTCCTTTTGTGATCTCACTATGGTAAGAATTTTGTGTCAAATTACCCCCCTACCCTACCCTCCTTCATTCTGAATTATTTTTTCTTGCTTGCTTTTACTTAATACTTATAAATTGAGTACACTATGCAGTATCTTTTTGTGGTGATGAAATTTTGTCCTTAATAGAACACCCTTttgttaataataaaatagtaagCAACCTCTCTTTCCAGAATTCCatgtttgtgatttatttgatGAGTCCAGGATATGGCACAGTCTGCTTAACAATAGCTAATAGAAGCATTAAAACATAATGCTCATAAATATCCTTCTTTCTTCGCTCCATCATGACAATGGCTTGTTATTTCTACTCTTGCAGACATGAGGAAGATCTTTCCATTTGAGCTCTTTCACTTAGGTGGTGATGAGGTCAATACAGGTTAGGCTAAACGAACTGTTTGTTTTGATGACTCTTGGCATTTTTCTTCTGTCCTTCGTGTTCTTCCCTCACTCTCTCTCATGCGCACACATAGAGGATGTACATGACCATacactaaatttaaaaagagcATTGCCAATAATTGGATAACTGCATTCGTGTATCATGTTTAGACAGTAAGATTGTGCTGCTTTCATCATGATGATTGTACAGTAAAAAAGAAATAGTGAGGGAAAAGGAATGAAGGTGATTGTAAACATGTATCACTTTTTGCAGATTGTTGGACCTCTACTCCGCATGTGGAGCAATGGTATGTTTCTCTCATGCCTGCCATGAATTTCTATACAACTGCTGTGCATGTTTTACATTAGTAGGAACAGGATGTTGAAAATAGATTCTACCATATTATACTTGGAACTAATCTTCACTAATccaatatctgtggaggacatAATATGTCGAACATTATGAAGTGTATATATGTCCATGATAAGTTCTGACTTctgataatatatatcaatatatggTTTCTTATTTGGTactttattacttattactttGCCTAGAAAGTTAGTCCCTTGGGCACTTGTTACTGGAAGTATTTCAATGCTAAACTTCAATGCAGTTGATCTGCCTATCTATTCAATGCTGGAATCAGACCTGCTATTAATGTGAGCAGGATGTGGTGCCAAAGTTTTTTAACACTTTATTTTAATCAATGTTCAGAACCATTTAAGTATCTTCACGAAATGCCATACttactttttagtttttgccctttttctattttctagttTTTGAACCCAGCAAAGATAGCATATGTGTGATCTCATTCCTGGAGTCCGAGATCTGATGTTTCCCACTTTCCCTATTATGCAGTTCTAGTAATAACTATACATTCTACTTGCAGGCTTGAAGATCATAATATGACTGCTAAGGATGCATATCAATATTTTGTGCTCAGAGGTCAAGAAATAGCAATATCACAAAATTGGACACCAGTTAACTGGTATGTCCtccatttaaaatattaaaaaaagaagaaaaggacaGTTTTGATACTTGAAAAGTTGCAATCCCATCTGTTAATTGCAAGCATGCTTTCTCTAATATAAAATactcaataataattttttggctTTCTCTGAGAACATGtattctaaattattttttgaaatttattgtATCAACTTTGTTGTCATTTCATGCAGGGAGGAAACCTTTAACACTTTTGCATCCAAACTCAACCCACGGACAGTGGTGCATAATTGGTGAGTACAGACTGGATTTATGTACCATGTCAAACACCATTGTGGTTTTCCTGGTCCGCCACAGTCAGGTTTGTGAACATAATTCATGATTGGTGTAGGTTGGGCCCTGGTGTCTGTCCAAAGGTTGTTGCAAAAAACTTCAGATGCATTTATAGCAACCAAGGTGTCTGGTATCTTGACCATTTAGATGTTCCCTGGGACGAGGTTTATTATGCAGATCCATTGGAAGATATAGATGACCCTCAACAGCAAGAACTCGTGCTTGGAGGTGAAGTATGCATGTGGGGTGAAACTGCTGATGCTTCAAATGTTCAACAAACCATATGGCCCCGAGCTGCAGCTGCAGCAGGTTAGGATTTGGCAATACTATATCCAACCAATGATTTGCCTAAGAGAATCATCTATATTACAGTAAAAACTTCATTTAGATATGCATTATTGCAAGCGTTTCATGAGATTGAGAGTTTGTAATCATTAACATTTCCAATGTAGAGCGCTTGTGGAGCGGCCCGGAGGCCACATCTTCAAAAAATACATCATCAGTTGTGTTGCAGAGACTGGAATATTTCCGATGCCTCTTGACAAGACGCGGGGTTCAAGCTGCTCCCGTTACAAACTTTTATGCCAGGAGTCCTCCAACAGGTCCGGGGTCATGTTATGAGCAGTAGCTTGGCCCCAAGCTTTGATCTTGCCAACCCTGATATTTCTGTAAAGATTTATGTGTGCAGTGTGCTAGTGTCTTAAACTCCATTTGATCTGTACTGGACTTTTGCTATTGTTTGGGGAGTGTAATAAGGACAGTGACCATTCCAAAAATTTTAACAGTTCCATGCTTCTTCATTCTAAAGCATCATGTCACTTTAGAATGGTGTGGTGATTGTGTTATCTTTCGTATATTTTCAATTTGTGCATTAGAATTGGCTACATTTTACTTGTCCTTTTCCGCATAAATGATTGTTAAATGATTGTTacctgattgggttagaaggtatgactaattgataatattagttgattatataaaaaaaaaaatgtttggtaaattaactgttagctgatgaccctgtttggtaaatggctgttagctgattgggttagaaggtatgattagttgataacattagttgattgtagaaagttgtttgatagattaggaGTAtcgttttgaattttagtattttgaagttacaaaaagcttattaaccaaacaagttatagtagtcaaataagtcaaaattgactaataggctgattatttaccaaacagggccgaTAGcagtttgatataatttattttctcaaaaagctaattgaaaaaattgctttaaacagttttttgaattttaatattttggttacaaaaagttaattaaccaaatacttatataaatttttagccaagttaaatagttaaaaatGGTTAAATATAGATTTTTAACCAAAGTCAAATAgttaaaaatggtcaaataaatcaaaattagtaGATAAGTTAACTATTTTACCACATTCTACGCCTTTTGGGAAGAAATAGTTAattaaacaattcaaacacGTACAACTGCCATCGAGTATACTCCCATTAATGCGAATGAATGTTGGGAAGCCAACAGTCATGTACTTGCATGCAAAACTCTCGTCGATTTcgttatatatagatatatggaTCGGAAACATCAAATTAAAGACAACTCTGAGCAGTGTAGTGGgtctatattatataatatatctatctgTACCTCTCTTCATTCCGATCCCTTTGAACAATGGCGGCCGCTTCATCAACCGTGATGAGTTTGAAGCTCCTCGTCGACAAAAAGGCACGAAAAGTTGTTTTCGCCGAATTCGACAAGCCCTTCGTCGATTTCTTGTTCCACCTCATGTGCTTGCCGCTCGGGACCGTTATCAAACTCGTGAACCACAACTCCATGGTCGGCTCCCTCGGAAATCTCTACGGCAGCATTAAAACCATTAGCGACAAATACCTCCAACCTAACATAAACAAAGACGGCCTTTTAAACCCAAAAGTTCCCATCCACTCATCCAATGTGCCACTCCTCGTGGCCCCCGACGGCGCTTCCGAGACCAAGAAGCATTATATTTGTTCTGGCTGCAATGACGGGTTTAGTGGCGGCCGGAGATCCATCTCCGACGACCCGAAGTCTATTTGTCCTAACTGTAAGTGCAGAATTAGTACGGAGACGTTTTATGTTGCCCCTCCGGTGAAGGCATATGGTAATAAGGAAGAAAGTGGTGGGGGAGTTTGTGAAGGGTGTTGTGACGTACATGGTGATGGACGACTTGAAGGTGATGCCGCACTCCTCCATTTCTACCGTCACTCTTCTCAACAAGCTCAATATCAAGGACTTCGGGTCGCTTGCGGTCAAAAATGTCCATTTTGGAGTTGATGAggtattatattgttttcatgCACTTTCATGCATTCATCAttcccaaatatatatatatatatatataccttagtTCAGGTGCGGTTGCACCTTAACGTGGGATTAGTGTGATTGCACCAATAGTTATGCACATATTTACATATAGTATTAGTAAAAGCACAACAAAAATACACCCAAAAAAGCACCACACactgttcagaaatgcacaattaggtaGGTGCGATGCATTTTTTGGGTgggttttgggtttttttttgtggtgtatttatgcatttcattgttgtgcattttcataacattattggtacattttttttaagcGGCCGCATGCATTTgaacaaaatctatatatatactaatcaaagaattaattgaatgatgaaattaattaacAGGGATTGAAGTTGTTGAAGGCTGCACTACACACGGACTCTGTTCTCACCACTGTTTTCCTCCGGAAGTAGCTAGGATCATCTGCAGGGAAATGCGTTGTGTTTTTACGATTAATCGTATGAATGTATAATGTTTTTGTATCCTATCTATGTTCTTTTGCTTCTACAATGAAAGGTGTATTACGGCCTGTCTGTTCCCTTTAATTTGTTCATGAAAATTTACATGCAAccaagtaaaaataaaagttagtggttagttttatataatttgtggGTGTGTGGCAGCATATATATAGGTTTGTTAGAAGGCAATGTTAGTGGGTGTGGGTGTTGCATAAGTGGGTGAGGCATTTCAGCATTcttgttttcatctttaatttccCTATAAATAGCTGCGCTACTTTATATCATTAAGGaaaataaggcaaaaacttgtgtgagaccgtctcaccgtgagacgggtcggatcgggtcaagatggaaatgtaatacttatacacgcaaatgtcatacttatatgctcaaatgtaatactaatcgagaataaaatttttgctaagggtaaatgtaatacttttaagggaaaatacaatacttttacatttcgattaaaaagtgttacattttcgGCTCCCTCGGAAACCTGTACGGCAGCATTCAAAACATTAGCGACACGTATCTCCAACCCAACGTGGATAAGGACGTCCTTCTCAACCCTAAAGTTGCGGTTCCCTCTTCCGCCGTGCCGCTCCTAATGGCCCCCGGCCTCGCTTCTGAGACCAAGAAGTTTTACGTTTGTTCTGGCTGCAACGGTAACCGCCAGAGATACATTTCGGAATATCCGGAATGTGTTTGTCCTACTTGTAAGTCCAGAATAAGTACGGAGGCGAATTATGTTGCTCCGGTAAAAGCGGATGCTGCTATGGATGAAAATGGGGGGTTTGTGAAGGGTGTTGTGACGTACTTGGTGATGGACGACTTGAATGTCATGCCGCATTCCTCCATTGCTACCATTACTGTTCTGAACAAGAACATTATTAAGGATTTCGGGTCGCTTGAGGTGAAGGATGTGCATTTGGGATT from Ipomoea triloba cultivar NCNSP0323 chromosome 12, ASM357664v1 encodes the following:
- the LOC115999898 gene encoding beta-hexosaminidase 1; this encodes MRSLEMTILSSFHTLFIFFLFFALVNSRKLKLRTELDESLTYLWPLPSEFTSGNDTLTVDPNLSLSVSGNGGGSVIVKEAFERYKHIIFKHGSKVAGSGDYDIKQLSVTVHSDNEELQLGVDESYTLLVAKSNERSIVQGISIEANSVYGAVRALETMSQLCVFDYVTKDVQVQNAPWLINDKPRFKYRGLLLDTSRHYLPIEIIKQVIESMSYAKLNVLHWHIIDEESFPIEVPTYPNLWKGAYTKMERYTVEDAYDIVNFAKMRGINIMAEVDVPGHAESWGKGYPDLWPSPNCTEPLDVSKNFTFDVISGILSDMRKIFPFELFHLGGDEVNTDCWTSTPHVEQWLEDHNMTAKDAYQYFVLRGQEIAISQNWTPVNWEETFNTFASKLNPRTVVHNWLGPGVCPKVVAKNFRCIYSNQGVWYLDHLDVPWDEVYYADPLEDIDDPQQQELVLGGEVCMWGETADASNVQQTIWPRAAAAAERLWSGPEATSSKNTSSVVLQRLEYFRCLLTRRGVQAAPVTNFYARSPPTGPGSCYEQ
- the LOC115998297 gene encoding uncharacterized protein LOC115998297, which gives rise to MAPGLASETKKFYVCSGCNGNRQRYISEYPECVCPTCKSRISTEANYVAPVKADAAMDENGGFVKGVVTYLVMDDLNVMPHSSIATITVLNKNIIKDFGSLEVKDVHLGFDEGLKVLKAALHTDSVFLPK